One part of the Acinetobacter sp. XS-4 genome encodes these proteins:
- a CDS encoding DcaP family trimeric outer membrane transporter, with protein sequence MDLFLNRKSFVVKSLALTVTALMMSGAHAATSDKAEIQQLRKEVEALKALIQQQSQVQQQQQQVQQQQQVQLAEVKAQPVAAPVSPLAGFKSKAGADVNLYGFVRGDANYIIEGADNDFGDVSKSDGKTHDKLRATAKTTRLGLDFNTPVGDDKVGGKIEVDFAGSTTDSNGSLRIRHAYLTYNNWLFGQTTSNFLSNHAPEMIDFSTNIGGGTKRVPQVRYNYKLGPTTQLFVSAEKGDSTTSVTGDSIKYSLPALTAKITQGYAEGRGSASARALVENYKSQLADDDKVGWGVAVGTDFKVSDPLKLFADASYVVGDNSYLYGSNTPYAVEGNSIEQNKFVAVQVGGTYKILPNLRSTLAYGAQFADDGTDFAKLNASANEKVQQAWLNVIYTPVKPIDLGLEYVNGKRDTFEGKSYKDNRVGLMAKYSF encoded by the coding sequence ATGGATCTATTCCTTAATCGTAAATCTTTCGTTGTTAAAAGTTTAGCGCTTACAGTTACAGCTTTAATGATGAGTGGGGCACATGCTGCAACTTCCGATAAAGCGGAAATTCAACAGCTTCGTAAAGAAGTTGAAGCTTTAAAAGCTTTAATTCAACAACAAAGCCAAGTACAGCAACAGCAGCAGCAAGTACAGCAACAACAGCAAGTACAGTTAGCTGAAGTTAAGGCACAACCAGTTGCTGCACCAGTTTCGCCGTTAGCAGGATTTAAATCTAAAGCTGGCGCTGATGTGAACCTATATGGTTTTGTTCGTGGTGACGCTAACTATATTATTGAAGGTGCGGATAACGACTTCGGTGATGTAAGTAAGTCAGACGGCAAAACGCATGATAAATTACGTGCGACTGCTAAAACTACACGCCTTGGTTTAGATTTTAATACGCCTGTGGGAGATGATAAAGTAGGTGGTAAAATCGAAGTCGATTTTGCTGGCTCAACAACAGACTCAAATGGCTCATTGCGTATTCGTCATGCTTATTTAACATATAACAACTGGTTGTTTGGTCAAACTACTTCAAACTTCCTATCTAACCATGCACCAGAAATGATCGACTTCTCGACAAACATTGGTGGTGGTACTAAACGTGTACCTCAAGTACGTTATAACTACAAGTTAGGTCCAACCACGCAACTATTTGTTTCTGCTGAAAAAGGTGATAGTACTACTTCGGTTACAGGCGATAGTATTAAGTATAGCCTACCTGCATTAACTGCTAAAATCACTCAAGGCTATGCAGAAGGCAGAGGTTCTGCTTCAGCTCGTGCATTAGTTGAAAATTATAAATCACAGCTTGCTGATGATGATAAAGTTGGTTGGGGCGTAGCTGTAGGTACTGACTTTAAAGTATCTGATCCGTTAAAACTCTTTGCTGATGCATCATATGTTGTTGGTGATAATAGTTATTTATATGGTAGTAACACTCCTTACGCAGTAGAAGGTAATTCTATTGAGCAGAATAAATTTGTAGCAGTACAAGTGGGTGGAACTTATAAGATTTTACCTAACTTACGTTCTACACTAGCGTATGGTGCTCAATTTGCTGATGACGGTACTGATTTTGCAAAATTAAATGCTTCTGCAAATGAAAAAGTTCAACAAGCATGGCTGAACGTAATTTATACACCAGTTAAACCAATTGATTTAGGTCTAGAATATGTAAATGGTAAGCGTGATACCTTTGAAGGTAAGTCTTACAAAGATAACCGTGTTGGTTTAATGGCTAAATATAGTTTCTAA
- a CDS encoding polyprenyl synthetase family protein yields MSSLSQVNADVLKQAQQRIQQDLLTTLAAFSIPEPLKSAVHHAVMLGGKRVRPALCYATASLQPNPNFAAARRAAVAVELIHCYSLAHDDLPCMDNDLLRRGQPTCHVAFGEDTALLAGDILQSMAFEVLGSRLFDEQGQGTDAAIVLKQIQILATATSKMVCGQVLDLQAEAKQIAQDELENIHRNKTGALIQAAIMMGAVTIFSGTDQAIPKLRQYGQTIGLAFQVLDDILDITSSTEALGKTAGKDEQVQKSTYPALMGLEQAQIYAKELHDQAFEALAHFGDNAKELVDISQFLLARTN; encoded by the coding sequence GTGTCATCACTCTCTCAAGTTAATGCGGATGTTTTAAAACAAGCTCAACAACGTATTCAACAAGATTTATTGACGACACTGGCCGCGTTCTCAATTCCAGAACCTTTAAAAAGTGCAGTACACCATGCAGTTATGCTTGGTGGAAAACGTGTGCGTCCGGCTTTGTGTTATGCCACAGCTTCTTTACAGCCTAATCCAAATTTTGCTGCGGCTCGCCGTGCGGCGGTTGCTGTAGAGTTAATTCATTGTTATTCACTAGCGCACGATGACCTGCCTTGTATGGACAATGATTTACTGCGTCGTGGTCAGCCGACATGTCATGTTGCATTTGGTGAAGATACTGCTTTGCTCGCAGGCGATATTTTACAATCAATGGCTTTTGAGGTTTTAGGTAGTCGTTTGTTCGATGAACAAGGGCAGGGTACCGATGCTGCGATTGTATTAAAACAAATTCAGATTTTAGCAACAGCCACTTCTAAAATGGTTTGTGGACAAGTATTAGACCTACAAGCTGAAGCTAAGCAAATTGCTCAAGACGAACTTGAAAATATTCATCGTAATAAAACTGGTGCGCTTATTCAGGCTGCAATTATGATGGGTGCAGTTACTATCTTTTCTGGCACAGATCAAGCAATTCCAAAATTGCGTCAATATGGGCAGACCATTGGACTGGCTTTTCAAGTATTAGACGATATTCTCGATATCACTTCGAGCACCGAAGCTTTGGGTAAAACTGCGGGTAAAGATGAGCAAGTTCAAAAATCGACATACCCAGCTTTAATGGGGCTTGAACAAGCACAGATTTATGCCAAAGAATTGCATGATCAAGCTTTTGAGGCTTTAGCTCATTTTGGTGACAATGCAAAAGAATTGGTTGATATCTCACAATTCCTTTTAGCTCGTACGAATTAA
- a CDS encoding MFS transporter, giving the protein MFRQQNLYLLLFSLYWAQGLPVGFMTHALPVILRAQGVSLAHIGGFGLLMLPWSIKIFWAPWVDRHALSHLGHYRSWILPTQFLTVGVLCILSFFPIQALDQPLYLFAFFISLLLMNLTGATQDIATDALAVNLLKHDQQHWGNTFQVIGSRLGFIVGGGAVLWCLDWLTWQPTFLLLAALVFLNTLPVLLFKEPKHAAYSGHQLKPSQQSLVIKIKAYLSYFSQNKELRSWLVVLITFKVADGLAGPLLKPLMVDMGLSFTQIGVYITMLGAVAALAGAAIAGGVLKYFSRPTTLIIFSVFKIMSLAAYTYLAYAYEQKIQLNVWAIYTVNALEDAFSAMLLVVMLTLVMHYSRKEYAGTDFTFQVSVMATVSGGLYSLSGVFGDAFGYFHYLIAIVIIGIVTLLPIYLWKYVKLQEK; this is encoded by the coding sequence ATGTTTCGGCAGCAAAATCTTTATCTTCTGCTATTTTCCTTATATTGGGCGCAAGGGCTACCCGTGGGTTTTATGACCCATGCTTTACCGGTTATTTTAAGGGCACAAGGTGTGTCACTTGCTCATATTGGTGGTTTTGGCCTATTAATGTTGCCTTGGTCAATAAAGATCTTTTGGGCGCCGTGGGTTGACCGACATGCACTTTCCCATTTGGGGCACTATCGTAGTTGGATTTTACCTACGCAGTTTTTGACGGTGGGTGTGCTGTGTATTTTGTCTTTTTTCCCCATTCAAGCTTTAGACCAGCCTCTTTATTTATTTGCTTTTTTTATTTCGCTTCTTTTAATGAACTTAACAGGAGCAACACAAGATATTGCGACCGATGCTTTGGCTGTCAATTTGTTAAAGCATGACCAGCAACATTGGGGAAATACGTTTCAGGTGATTGGTTCCCGACTGGGTTTTATTGTTGGGGGCGGTGCCGTACTCTGGTGTTTAGACTGGTTAACATGGCAACCTACTTTCCTCTTATTAGCAGCCTTGGTATTTTTAAATACTTTACCCGTTTTATTATTTAAAGAACCTAAACATGCAGCTTATTCAGGTCATCAACTTAAACCTAGCCAGCAAAGTTTAGTCATAAAGATTAAGGCCTATTTGAGTTATTTTTCTCAAAATAAAGAGCTTCGTTCTTGGTTAGTTGTACTTATTACTTTTAAAGTAGCAGATGGTTTAGCTGGGCCATTACTTAAGCCTTTAATGGTTGATATGGGGCTAAGTTTTACTCAAATTGGCGTTTATATCACCATGCTTGGTGCAGTAGCAGCACTGGCAGGGGCAGCAATAGCTGGTGGAGTGCTTAAATACTTCTCTAGACCTACCACTTTAATTATTTTTTCAGTATTTAAAATCATGAGCTTAGCGGCCTATACCTATTTAGCTTATGCTTACGAACAGAAAATTCAACTCAATGTCTGGGCTATTTATACAGTCAATGCGTTAGAGGATGCATTCTCGGCAATGTTGTTGGTGGTTATGTTGACTTTAGTCATGCATTACAGTCGAAAAGAATATGCGGGTACAGATTTTACCTTTCAGGTTTCAGTCATGGCGACTGTGAGTGGTGGTCTTTATAGTTTGAGTGGTGTATTTGGAGATGCCTTCGGTTATTTTCATTATTTGATAGCTATTGTCATTATTGGCATTGTTACTTTGCTCCCTATTTACCTCTGGAAATATGTAAAACTACAAGAAAAATAA
- a CDS encoding amino acid permease: MTNESSTLQRGLKNRHIQLIAMGGAIGTGLFLGSAQVIQSAGPSIILGYAIGGLIAFLIMRHLGEMIVEEPVAGSFSHFAYKYWGKFPGFLTGWNYWILYVLVAMSELTAVAKYINYWWPHIPAWTSVLFFFVVITAINLTNVKFYGESEFWLAIIKVAAVISMIVFGLYLLFTADVGSSISFSNLWSHGGFFPNGFSGLFYMLAFLMFAFGGIELIGMAAAEAKDPKKTIPKAINQVVFRILIFYIGSLAILLSLVPWNQLDLGGLDKSPFVMIFSQMGIGWAAHLLNFIILTAALSVYNSGMFANSRMLYSLAQQGNAPKVFAKTNKQGVPIPAVLLSALLIFGCVLLNYFVPEDALGHLMYVVVGALVLNWAMISITHLKYRRFVKHANIKTSFPALWSPFSNYLVLAFIAVVLYIMWTQGFKESVMMIPIWITAMLVLFDYLNPKKLDSIENPEE, translated from the coding sequence TTGACCAACGAATCTTCTACACTGCAACGAGGACTAAAAAATCGACATATCCAATTAATTGCTATGGGTGGAGCAATTGGTACCGGATTATTTTTAGGCTCGGCGCAAGTGATTCAATCTGCGGGACCATCCATTATTTTAGGATATGCCATTGGCGGCTTAATCGCGTTTTTGATTATGCGTCACTTGGGAGAAATGATTGTTGAAGAACCTGTTGCAGGATCGTTCAGCCATTTTGCGTATAAATATTGGGGGAAATTTCCCGGATTTTTAACCGGATGGAACTATTGGATACTCTACGTTCTGGTTGCGATGAGTGAGCTCACCGCGGTAGCCAAATATATTAATTATTGGTGGCCTCATATTCCAGCGTGGACTTCTGTCTTATTTTTCTTTGTCGTGATTACGGCAATTAACTTAACCAACGTCAAATTTTATGGTGAATCCGAATTCTGGCTCGCTATTATTAAAGTTGCTGCGGTTATTTCTATGATTGTGTTTGGGCTTTATTTGCTATTTACAGCAGATGTCGGTTCAAGCATTTCATTTAGTAACCTTTGGTCTCATGGTGGATTTTTTCCAAATGGCTTTAGCGGCCTGTTCTATATGTTGGCTTTCTTGATGTTCGCTTTTGGTGGTATTGAACTGATTGGTATGGCCGCAGCAGAAGCAAAAGATCCGAAAAAAACCATTCCAAAAGCAATTAACCAAGTCGTTTTCCGTATCTTGATTTTCTATATCGGTTCACTGGCAATCTTACTTTCATTAGTGCCATGGAACCAATTAGATCTTGGCGGTCTCGACAAAAGTCCATTTGTTATGATTTTTAGCCAAATGGGAATTGGTTGGGCTGCACACTTACTTAACTTTATTATCTTAACTGCTGCCCTATCTGTTTATAACAGTGGGATGTTTGCAAATAGCCGTATGCTCTACAGTCTCGCTCAACAAGGGAATGCACCAAAAGTTTTTGCAAAAACCAATAAACAGGGGGTTCCTATTCCCGCTGTTCTGCTTTCTGCTTTATTAATCTTTGGTTGTGTTCTTTTGAATTACTTTGTACCTGAAGATGCTCTTGGACATCTTATGTACGTTGTGGTTGGTGCACTTGTTCTAAACTGGGCAATGATATCAATTACACATTTGAAGTATAGACGCTTTGTTAAGCACGCGAATATTAAGACATCTTTTCCAGCGTTATGGTCACCTTTTAGTAATTACTTAGTTTTAGCGTTTATTGCTGTGGTTCTCTATATTATGTGGACTCAAGGCTTCAAAGAGTCAGTAATGATGATCCCTATTTGGATTACGGCAATGCTCGTACTTTTTGACTATTTAAATCCTAAAAAACTAGATTCCATTGAGAATCCTGAAGAATAA
- the prpF gene encoding 2-methylaconitate cis-trans isomerase PrpF yields MSSVPQIKIPATYMRGGTSKGVFFKLDDLPEKAQVAGQARDQLLLRVIGSPDPYGKQIDGMGGATSSTSKTVILAKSTQPDHDVDYLFGQVSIDQAFVDWSGNCGNLTAAVGSFAISNGLVDANRIPENGLCTVRIWQKNIQKTIIAHVPITNGQVQETGDFELDGVTFPAAEVQIEFLDPADDGEEGGDMFPTGNIVDELDVPDIGHFQATFINAGIPTIFLNAEDLGYQGTELQDHINSDTTALARFEKIRAYGAVQMGLIKDISEAAARQHTPKIAFVSKPKNYTASSGKPVSESDVDLLVRALSMGKLHHAMMGTAAVAIGTAAAIPGTLVNLAAGGGEREAVRFGHPSGTLRVGAQAERINDQWVVKKAIMSRSARVLMEGWVRVPGDSF; encoded by the coding sequence ATGAGCTCAGTACCGCAAATTAAAATTCCAGCAACTTATATGCGTGGTGGAACCAGTAAAGGTGTCTTTTTCAAGCTTGATGATTTGCCTGAAAAAGCCCAAGTTGCAGGACAAGCAAGGGATCAGCTCTTACTACGTGTCATTGGTAGCCCAGACCCATATGGAAAACAAATTGATGGAATGGGAGGAGCCACTTCGAGTACCAGCAAAACTGTGATTCTCGCTAAAAGTACTCAGCCAGATCATGATGTTGATTATTTATTTGGTCAGGTTTCAATTGATCAGGCTTTTGTAGACTGGAGTGGTAACTGCGGTAATTTAACCGCCGCTGTTGGCTCTTTTGCGATTTCAAATGGCTTGGTTGATGCAAACCGTATTCCAGAAAATGGCCTATGCACGGTTCGAATTTGGCAAAAAAATATTCAAAAAACCATTATTGCGCATGTGCCTATCACCAATGGTCAAGTTCAAGAAACTGGTGATTTCGAGCTCGATGGGGTAACGTTTCCTGCTGCTGAAGTTCAAATTGAGTTTTTAGATCCAGCCGATGATGGTGAAGAAGGCGGTGATATGTTCCCGACAGGAAATATCGTTGATGAATTAGATGTCCCCGACATTGGTCATTTTCAAGCGACATTCATTAATGCAGGAATTCCAACCATTTTCTTAAATGCAGAAGATTTGGGTTACCAAGGCACAGAGTTACAAGATCATATTAATAGTGATACAACTGCACTGGCTCGTTTTGAAAAAATTCGTGCGTATGGTGCGGTACAGATGGGTTTAATTAAAGATATTTCTGAAGCAGCTGCGCGTCAGCACACACCAAAAATTGCTTTTGTTTCTAAACCGAAAAATTATACAGCTTCAAGTGGTAAACCAGTTTCAGAGAGTGATGTTGATTTACTGGTTCGAGCTTTGTCGATGGGTAAATTGCACCATGCAATGATGGGAACAGCAGCGGTTGCAATTGGCACAGCGGCTGCTATTCCGGGAACGTTAGTAAATTTAGCTGCTGGCGGCGGTGAACGTGAAGCGGTACGTTTTGGTCATCCATCTGGAACATTACGTGTTGGTGCTCAAGCGGAACGTATTAATGATCAATGGGTCGTTAAAAAAGCCATTATGAGCCGTAGTGCACGTGTGTTAATGGAAGGTTGGGTACGTGTTCCAGGTGACAGTTTCTAA
- a CDS encoding MmcQ/YjbR family DNA-binding protein — protein MNGEQLHQKAIEIARNLPFSQQTHPFGPEYEVFKILEKIFMLTTEVAGVKMINVKCDPYKSQEYQELYSFIIPGYHMNKKHWISITPHKSLTSDLLQDLIHDSYDLVVKKLPLKDQKRLKNQ, from the coding sequence ATGAATGGTGAACAACTCCATCAAAAAGCAATTGAAATTGCACGTAATCTTCCTTTTAGCCAACAGACTCATCCATTTGGGCCTGAATATGAAGTTTTTAAAATTTTAGAAAAAATATTCATGCTGACAACGGAAGTAGCGGGCGTCAAAATGATTAATGTCAAATGTGACCCTTATAAAAGTCAGGAATATCAGGAGCTTTATTCATTTATTATTCCGGGTTATCACATGAATAAAAAACACTGGATTTCGATTACACCGCATAAGAGTTTAACAAGCGATTTACTCCAAGATTTAATTCATGATTCTTATGATTTAGTCGTAAAAAAATTACCTTTGAAAGATCAGAAAAGATTAAAAAACCAATAA
- the hchA gene encoding glyoxalase III HchA — protein MNTANIDDKNPTPDLAEDNAFFPSPYSLSQYTAPKTDYDGTTYSTPYAGNKKVLMIATDERYIQMQNGKFFSTGNHPVEMLLPMFHLDNAGFEIDVATLSGNPVKLEMWAMPKQEQVVLDTFQKYADKLKNPLKLTDILENAVGENSPYAAVFIPGGHGVLAKIPHSLEVKKVLKWAVEQDKFIITLCHGPASLLAAAVDEQPENYIFKGYQICVFPDSLDKGANIDIGYMPGALPWLVGENLEKLGVEILNKGITGQCHRDRKLLTGDSPLASNNLGKLAAETLLAEVKD, from the coding sequence ATGAATACCGCAAATATTGATGATAAAAATCCTACTCCAGATTTGGCTGAAGATAATGCCTTTTTCCCATCACCTTATTCACTAAGTCAATATACTGCTCCTAAAACCGATTACGATGGTACGACTTATTCAACGCCGTATGCGGGCAATAAAAAAGTTTTAATGATTGCAACTGATGAACGCTATATCCAGATGCAAAACGGTAAGTTCTTTTCTACAGGAAACCATCCTGTAGAAATGCTTTTACCGATGTTTCATTTAGATAATGCAGGCTTTGAAATTGATGTTGCGACACTTTCTGGGAACCCTGTCAAACTTGAAATGTGGGCGATGCCAAAGCAAGAACAAGTTGTATTAGATACTTTTCAAAAATACGCAGATAAATTAAAAAATCCATTAAAGCTAACTGATATTTTAGAAAATGCAGTCGGTGAAAACTCACCATATGCGGCTGTATTTATTCCGGGTGGGCATGGCGTATTAGCTAAAATTCCACATAGCCTTGAGGTGAAAAAAGTCCTTAAATGGGCGGTTGAACAAGATAAATTTATTATTACATTATGTCATGGTCCAGCTTCATTACTGGCTGCGGCAGTAGATGAACAGCCAGAAAACTATATTTTTAAAGGCTATCAAATTTGTGTATTCCCTGATTCCTTAGATAAGGGAGCAAATATTGATATCGGTTATATGCCTGGAGCTTTACCTTGGCTAGTAGGTGAAAACCTTGAAAAACTCGGTGTAGAAATTTTAAATAAAGGTATTACAGGTCAATGTCATAGAGACCGTAAATTGTTAACTGGTGATAGTCCGCTTGCTTCTAATAATTTAGGAAAACTTGCAGCTGAAACATTGTTGGCTGAAGTGAAGGATTAA
- a CDS encoding patatin-like phospholipase family protein, whose translation MKIAQFASIGFISLALFGCDKFSKTPTPTTSIKAREPVIALALGGGGAKGFSHIGVIKVLESHGIKPKIVTGTSAGSFVGSIYASGQTPYQLQSLALKLQESDIRDLTLNRQGIILGQKLQDYVNRNVGNKPIEKFPIRFAAVATRLDNGQKADFIKGNAGQAVRASCSIPNVFVPATIGNQKYIDGGLVSPIPVKTARDMGADIVIAVDISARPAGNRPANMWGLLDQTINIMGQQSINEELKQANVVIQPKVGHLGTLDLKSSNQAILEGEKAAQAQIRQIESAIATFKKSPAAFKPAPRSKF comes from the coding sequence ATGAAAATTGCTCAATTTGCCAGTATTGGATTTATCTCTCTAGCACTCTTTGGCTGTGATAAATTTAGCAAAACACCAACGCCGACTACCTCAATTAAAGCCCGTGAACCTGTAATTGCACTTGCTTTAGGTGGCGGTGGAGCAAAAGGATTTTCACATATTGGTGTAATCAAGGTTTTAGAGTCTCATGGGATTAAGCCTAAAATTGTAACGGGTACCAGCGCTGGTAGCTTTGTTGGAAGTATCTACGCGAGTGGACAAACACCTTATCAATTGCAAAGTCTGGCTCTGAAATTACAAGAGTCTGATATCCGTGATTTAACGCTTAACCGTCAAGGCATTATTCTCGGGCAAAAGTTACAAGACTACGTTAACCGTAATGTTGGCAATAAACCGATTGAGAAGTTCCCAATCCGTTTTGCGGCTGTGGCAACTCGCCTTGATAATGGTCAAAAGGCAGACTTTATTAAAGGTAATGCAGGCCAAGCAGTACGTGCTTCTTGTAGTATTCCAAATGTGTTCGTGCCAGCCACAATCGGCAATCAAAAATACATTGATGGCGGATTAGTTAGTCCAATTCCTGTTAAAACAGCTCGTGATATGGGTGCAGATATTGTGATTGCCGTTGATATTTCAGCGCGCCCAGCAGGTAATCGCCCAGCCAATATGTGGGGATTACTGGATCAAACCATTAATATTATGGGTCAACAAAGTATTAATGAAGAACTCAAGCAAGCCAATGTTGTGATTCAGCCTAAAGTGGGTCATTTAGGTACACTTGACCTCAAATCAAGTAATCAAGCAATTTTGGAAGGTGAAAAAGCTGCTCAAGCTCAAATTCGCCAAATTGAAAGTGCGATTGCAACCTTCAAAAAATCTCCAGCAGCATTTAAGCCCGCGCCACGTTCTAAATTTTAA
- a CDS encoding lysophospholipid acyltransferase family protein: MDQYFPNLPDLVPQRGTALSRALFKKLFLAQGWTIEGEVPNFPKAVAIISPHTSNIDGWYGFLAIFGLGIQITVLGKDALFKLPFKRALDWAGVIPVKRDTANGLTEQVVATIQKYDKIWIGMAPEGTRKKAKKMKSGFYHIAAKANIPIVMFSFDYDRKTIHCLGHLDPSGNYAEDLQKIFERYEGKISPKNRNWLAEPLQNLVKKT, translated from the coding sequence ATGGATCAATATTTCCCTAATTTACCTGATTTGGTACCCCAACGTGGTACTGCTTTAAGCCGGGCACTATTTAAGAAACTTTTTTTAGCGCAAGGTTGGACAATTGAAGGCGAAGTTCCTAATTTTCCAAAAGCAGTAGCGATTATTTCCCCTCATACTTCCAATATTGATGGATGGTATGGCTTTCTTGCGATTTTCGGATTAGGTATCCAAATTACAGTATTAGGTAAAGATGCCCTTTTTAAACTACCGTTTAAGCGAGCGTTAGACTGGGCTGGCGTTATTCCTGTTAAACGTGACACAGCCAATGGACTTACTGAACAAGTCGTTGCAACCATTCAAAAATATGACAAGATCTGGATTGGGATGGCACCCGAAGGCACACGTAAAAAAGCAAAAAAAATGAAAAGTGGTTTTTACCATATTGCCGCAAAAGCCAACATTCCCATTGTGATGTTTTCTTTTGATTATGATCGTAAGACGATTCACTGCTTAGGTCACTTAGACCCAAGTGGCAACTATGCTGAAGATCTACAAAAGATTTTTGAGCGTTATGAGGGAAAAATTTCACCCAAAAATCGCAATTGGCTTGCCGAACCTTTACAAAATCTAGTGAAAAAAACCTAG
- a CDS encoding NfeD family protein — protein MEFVVQPWHWFVLGILLILSELILPAFAALWFGIAAIMVCILYWLFPDISLTTQIVLWIILSVLCTILWFKFIKPLSIDKTKAGLPREATIGQVGMVIQTGLDHDQIIVRFPMPILGADEWNCRSTTPVKVGDRVRVIDISGNDLIVQTHGTS, from the coding sequence ATGGAGTTTGTTGTACAACCTTGGCACTGGTTTGTATTGGGTATCTTACTTATTCTTTCTGAGCTGATTCTACCTGCCTTTGCCGCACTCTGGTTTGGTATTGCCGCCATTATGGTGTGCATTCTCTATTGGTTATTTCCAGATATTAGCCTCACAACACAAATTGTATTGTGGATAATACTATCAGTGCTATGCACCATTCTTTGGTTCAAATTTATTAAACCCTTATCAATTGATAAAACCAAAGCGGGATTGCCCCGTGAAGCAACGATTGGTCAAGTTGGCATGGTGATTCAAACCGGTCTAGACCATGATCAAATTATTGTTCGCTTTCCAATGCCTATTTTAGGGGCCGATGAGTGGAATTGTCGGAGCACTACTCCTGTTAAAGTAGGCGATCGTGTCAGAGTTATTGACATTTCGGGTAATGACTTAATTGTTCAAACCCACGGTACTTCATAA
- a CDS encoding SPFH domain-containing protein — protein sequence MPVGTIIVLAFLAFVAITIFKGVRIVPQGYKWIVQRLGKYHTTLNPGLNFVIPYIDDVAYKITTKDIVLDIPSQEVITRDNAVLLMNAVAYINLTTPEKAVYGIENYTWAIQNLVQTSLRSIVGEMDLDDALSSRDHIKAKLKAAISDDISDWGITLKTVEIQDIQPSTTMQAAMEAQAAAERQRRATVTRADGEKQAAILEADGRLEASRRDAEAQVVLAEASQKAIEMVTSAVGDKETPVAYLLGEQYIKAMQELAKSSNAKTVVLPADVLNTIRGIMGKHN from the coding sequence ATGCCAGTCGGTACTATTATTGTTTTAGCCTTTTTGGCGTTTGTGGCTATTACCATTTTTAAAGGGGTTCGTATTGTTCCTCAGGGCTACAAATGGATTGTCCAACGTTTAGGTAAATATCACACCACCCTTAATCCAGGGCTTAATTTTGTGATTCCCTATATCGATGACGTTGCTTATAAAATTACCACGAAAGACATTGTGCTAGATATTCCATCGCAAGAAGTGATTACACGTGACAACGCCGTATTACTCATGAATGCTGTGGCGTATATTAATTTAACCACACCAGAGAAAGCAGTTTACGGTATTGAAAACTATACATGGGCGATTCAAAACCTTGTACAAACCTCTCTGCGTTCTATTGTCGGTGAAATGGATCTAGATGATGCTTTGTCTTCACGTGATCATATTAAAGCGAAGCTCAAAGCTGCAATTTCTGATGATATTTCAGATTGGGGCATTACCTTAAAAACGGTTGAGATTCAAGATATTCAGCCATCTACAACAATGCAGGCTGCCATGGAAGCTCAAGCTGCGGCAGAACGTCAACGTCGTGCCACAGTAACGAGAGCTGACGGTGAAAAACAAGCTGCCATTTTAGAAGCTGATGGTCGCTTAGAAGCATCTCGTCGTGATGCAGAAGCACAAGTTGTTTTAGCTGAAGCTTCGCAAAAAGCGATTGAAATGGTAACAAGTGCAGTCGGTGATAAAGAAACTCCTGTGGCTTACTTGCTAGGTGAACAGTACATTAAAGCAATGCAAGAGTTAGCGAAATCAAGCAATGCTAAAACTGTAGTTTTACCTGCTGATGTTTTAAATACAATTCGCGGTATTATGGGAAAGCATAATTAA